In Poecile atricapillus isolate bPoeAtr1 chromosome W, bPoeAtr1.hap1, whole genome shotgun sequence, one DNA window encodes the following:
- the LOC131592231 gene encoding leukotriene A-4 hydrolase-like: MADPSSFASPSCCTTRHLHLRCRADFGARALRGTAALTARAEREALRCLVLDTRDVQVFKVTVNGQDAQFAFGEKHSFKGTPLEITFPSELRRGQEAIVEISFESSPQSSALQWFTPEQTSGKKHPFLFSQCQAIHCRAIFPCQDTPAVKLTYYAEISVPKELVALMSANRDGEAPDPEDSAHKIYRFSQNVPIPCYLFALVVGALESRKIGPRTLVWAEKELVDKSAYEFSEAEAMLKTAEDLAGPYVWGQYDLLVLPPSFPYGGMENPCLTFVTPTLLAGDRSLSNVIAHEISHSWTGNLVTNKTWEHFWLNEGHTVYLERRIGGRLFGEQFRHFQALGGWRELQNTINTLGDKNPVTNLVINLDEVDPDVAYSSVPYEKGFALLFYLEQLLGGPDVFIGFLKAYVQHFAYKSIVTEDWKKFLYSYFKDKVDILDKVDWDSWFHAPGMPPVKPTYDMTLSNACVALSQRWIQAKESDLGSFSSADLKEMSSHQLIEFLALLLLEAPLPLSHVQRMQEVYDFNAINNSEIRFRWLRLCIRSKWEEAIPLALKMATDQGRMKFTRPLFRDLYSFDKSRDLAVKTFLEHRASMHPVTSMLVGKDLKQDK, translated from the exons ATGGCGGACCCCAGCTCCTTCGCGTCTCCCTCGTGCTGCACCACGCGGCACCTCCACCTGCGCTGCCGCGCGGACTTCGGCGCGCGGGCGCTGCGGGGCACGGCCGCCCTCACCGCGCGCGCGGAGCGCGAGGCGCTGCGCTGCTTG GTCCTGGATACAAGAGACGTGCAGGTATTTAAAGTGACTGTAAACGGACAGGATGCACAATTTGCTTTTGGAGAAAAGCACAGTTTCAAGGGGACCCCCCTAGAAATCACATTTCCAAGTGAACTAAGAAG GGGACAAGAAGCAATTGTTGAAATCTCTTTTGAAAGCTCTCCGCAGTCTTCAGCTCTCCAGTGGTTTACTCCAGAGCAAACTTCTGGAAAGAAACACCCATTTCTCTTCAGCCAGTGCCAG GCTATCCACTGCAGAGCCATTTTTCCATGCCAAGATACACCTGCTGTGAAATTAACCTACTATGCAGAG ATATCCGTCCCAAAGGAGCTGGTGGCTCTGATGAGCGCTAATCGCGATGGAGAGGCGCCCGACCCAGAGGACAGCGCTCACAAGATTTACCGGTTCAGCCAGAAC GTTCCCATACCTTGCTACTTGTTTGCTTTAGTGGTTGGAGCTTTAGAAAGTAG AAAGATTGGCCCAAGGACACTGGTGTGGGCTGAAAAGGAACTAGTGGATAAATCAGCCTATGAATTTTCTGAG GCTGAAGCTATGCTGAAAACAGCAGAAGATTTGGCAGGCCCTTATGTGTGGGGTCAGTATGATTTGTTAGTGTTACCACCTTCTTTTCCGTATGGTGGTATGGAGAATCCTTGTCTTACTTTTGTAACTCCAACACTATTG gCAGGTGATCGATCTCTATCAAAT gTTATTGCACATGAAATCTCTCATAGCTGGACAGGAAACTTGGTAACCAACAAAACATGGGAGCATTTTTG GCTGAATGAGGGTCATACTGTGTACCTGGAACGCAGGATTGGTGGTCGGTTGTTTGGTGAGCAGTTCAGGCACTTTCAGGCCCTAGGAGGTTGGCGAGAGCTGCAGAATACG ATAAATACTCTTGGAGATAAAAATCCTGTAACTAACCTCGTCATTAATCTGGATGAAGTAGATCCTGATGTTGCCTATTCATCTGTGCCATATGAGAaaggctttgctttgcttttttacCTTGAACAGCTCCTTGGAGGACCAG aTGTCTTCATTGGCTTCTTGAAGGCCTATGTTCAGCACTTTGCTTATAAGAGCATTGTAACAGAGGACTGGAAGAAGTTCTTATACTCCTACTTCAAGGATAAG GTAGATATTCTTGATAAAGTTGACTGGGACTCGTGGTTTCATGCTCCAGGAATGCCACCAGTGAAGCCTAC GTATGATATGACACTATCAAATGCTTGTGTTGCCTTGAGCCAAAGATGGATCCAA GCAAAAGAAAGTGATTTGGGCTCATTCAGCTCAGCAGACCTGAAGGAAATGTCATCTCATCAGTTAATTGAGTTCCTGGCACTGTTGCTTCTGGAG gCACCTCTTCCATTGTCACACGTCCAGCGCATGCAGGAAGTTTATGACTTCAATGCTATAAACAACTCTGAAATAAGATTCAG ATGGCTGCGCCTCTGTATCAGGTCCAAGTGGGAAGAAGCTATTCCTCTGGCTTTAAAAATGGCAACAGATCAGGGCAGGATGAAGTTTACTCGACCATTGTTCAG GGACCTTTACAGTTTTGACAAGAGTCGAGATCTGGCTGTCAAGACATTTCTGGAGCATAGAGCCTCTATGCACCCTGTCACTTCAATGCTTGTGGGCAAAGACTTGAAGCAGGACAAGTGA
- the LOC131592269 gene encoding histidine ammonia-lyase-like — protein MPRYTVHVRGEWLAVPCLSSTNTIEWLGKEAVRRYMKNKPDNGGFASVEEVKFYIRRCKGLGLLDLDDTVGDALEDNEFVEVVIEGDIMSPDFIPSQPEGVHLYSKYREPEQYISLDGNSLTTEDLVNLGKGLYKIKLTAEAEAKVKESREVIERIVKEQTVVYGITTGFGKFARTVIPNSKLRELQVNLVRSHSAGVGKPLTPERTRMLLALRINVLAKGYSGISLETLEQVIEVFNASCLPYIPEKGTVGASGDLAPLSHLALGLIGEGKMWSPKSGWADAKYVLEAHGLKPITLKPKEGLALINGTQMITSLGCEAVERAGAIARQADIIAALTLEVLKGTTRAFDTDIHAVRPHRGQAEVAFRFRSLLDSDHHPSEIAESHRFCDRVQDAYTMRCCPQVHGIVNDTIAFVKDIITTEINSATDNPMVFAEREETISGGNFHGEYPAKALDYLAIGVHELAAISERRIERLCNPSLSELPAFLVTEGGLNSGFMIAHCTAAALVSENKALCHPSSVDSLSTSAATEDHVSMGGWAARKALRVIEHVEQVLAIELLAACQGIEFLRPLRTTTPLEKVYDLVRSVVRPWIKDRFMAPDIEAAHRLLVEQKVWEVAKPYIEKYRREHIPESRPISPTAFSLGSLRMSADDSHDHRHQNEL, from the exons ATGCCGAGGTACACGGTGCACGTCCGAGGAGAATGGCTGGCAGTGCCGTGCCTAAGCTCCACCAACACCATTGAGTGGCTGGGAAAGGAAGCTGTGAGACGGTACATGAAAAACAAACCTGACAACGGGGGATTTGCCTCAGTGGAAGAAGTAAAGTTTTACATTCGAAGGTGCAAGGGACTTGGCTTGCTGGATCTTGATGATACCGTGGGGGATGCTCTAGAGGACAATGAATTTGTTGAAGTTG TTATAGAAGGAGATATAATGTCTCCAGATTTCATACCATCTCAGCCAGAGGGAGTTCATTT ATACAGCAAATACCGAGAACCAGAACAG TATATTTCTTTAGATGGCAACAGCTTAACAACGGAGGACTTGGTCAATTTAGGGAAGGGACTCTACAAGATAAAG CTCACAGCTGAAGCTGAAGCTAAAGTCAAGGAATCCCGAGAAGTGATTGAAAGGATTGTAAAGGAACAGACAg TTGTTTATGGAATCACCACGGGTTTTGGAAAGTTTGCCCGGACTGTAATCCCAAACAGTAAACTGAG ggaGCTTCAAGTGAACTTGGTTCGTTCACATTCTGCAG GTGTGGGGAAACCTTTGACCCCAGAGAGAACTCGCATGCTGTTGGCACTGAGAATCAATGTCCTAGCCAAAGGATACAGTGGAATATCCCTAGAAACCCTCGAGCAAGTTATTGAAGTGTTTAATG cATCCTGCCTTCCTTATATCCCAGAGAAAGGGACAGTTGGAGCCAGTGGAGACTTGGCCCCTCTCTCTCATCTTGCTCTGGGATTAATTGGAGAGGGAAAGATGTGGTCCCCGAAGAGTGGCTGGGCTGATGCTAAATAT GTCCTGGAAGCCCATGGACTGAAACCAATTACCTTGAAACCAAAAGAG GGTCTGGCCCTCATCAATGGGACACAAATGATCACCTCTCTGGGATGTGAGGCGGTTGAAAGAGCTGGGGCTATAGCGAGGCAAGCTGACATAATTGCTGCCCTTACACTCGAAGTCTTGAAGGGTACAACGAGGGCCTTTGACACTG ATATCCATGCAGTGCGCCCGCATCGAGGGCAGGCTGAAGTGGCCTTTCGATTCAGGTCCCTCCTGGATTCTGACCATCATCCATCAGAAATAGCAG AGAGCCATAGATTCTGTGACCGAGTTCAGGATGCGTACACAATGCGCTGCTGCCCTCAG GTCCATGGAATTGTAAATGATACAATTGCTTTTGTGAAGGACATAATAACAACAGAAATCAACAGCGCCACGGACAACCCT ATGGTGTTTGCTGAAAGAGAAGAGACCATTTCTGGAGGAAATTTTCATGGTGAATATCCTGCAAAG GCTCTGGACTATTTAGCAATTGGTGTGCATGAACTTGCTGCAATTAGTGAAAGAAGAATTGAGAGGCTCTGCAACCCCTCACTCAGTGAACTGCCTGCATTTTTAGTCACTGAAGGAGGTCTGAATTCAGGCTTCATGATTGcacactgcacagcagcagccctgg TGTCTGAGAACAAAGCCTTGTGCCACCCCTCTTCGGTGGATTCTCTCTCAACCAGTGCTGCTACAGAGGATCACGTGTCCATGGGAGGATGGGCTGCAAGAAAAGCTTTGAGAGTTATTGAACATGTGGAACAAG TTCTGGCTATTGAGCTGCTCGCCGCCTGCCAGGGCATTGAATTCCTACGCCCTCTGAGAACGACAACCCCATTGGAGAAGGTCTACGACCTTGTGCGCTCTGTGGTGAG GCCCTGGATAAAGGATCGCTTCATGGCCC